The Sporomusa termitida genome has a window encoding:
- a CDS encoding uroporphyrinogen decarboxylase family protein, producing MNHKTRVAAAIKRQPVDRIPCAELVIADALIQTMFGQTELVFRHRLEFVQTLGLDAVCLHPVVADESSARLPAPQAVVFGELQDWTKSDLFTFAVLDGPMGWGFRLLGFEQLMTRMIRHHEDFLELTAAVEQLNMSLMDRLAASGINGIILADDIAFNQGVIARPSLLRQSLFPSLARQTAHAQQLGLPVFFHSDGNLALVLADIAAAGFDGLQCLETLAGMDIGAVKQQYGRKLCLWGNLDPAALIEPHSREFLEQAVRKIAAAAGRGSGFIFGTSSGLFAPMRLESIKSVYAIIRNL from the coding sequence ATGAATCACAAGACAAGAGTGGCGGCGGCGATTAAACGGCAGCCAGTTGACCGGATACCCTGCGCAGAGCTGGTTATTGCCGATGCACTGATTCAGACCATGTTTGGCCAGACCGAGCTTGTCTTTAGACACCGGCTGGAGTTTGTGCAGACTCTGGGCCTGGATGCCGTGTGCCTGCACCCGGTTGTTGCCGATGAGTCATCAGCCCGGCTGCCGGCGCCGCAGGCTGTGGTGTTTGGTGAGCTGCAGGACTGGACAAAGTCTGACTTGTTTACATTTGCGGTACTTGACGGCCCGATGGGCTGGGGGTTCCGGCTGCTGGGATTTGAGCAGCTGATGACCAGAATGATCCGGCACCATGAGGATTTCCTGGAATTAACGGCCGCTGTTGAACAGCTGAATATGTCGCTGATGGACAGGCTGGCCGCCAGCGGTATAAACGGTATTATTCTTGCCGACGACATTGCTTTTAATCAGGGCGTCATTGCCCGCCCTTCCCTGTTGCGGCAGTCCTTATTTCCCTCGCTGGCCCGCCAGACTGCCCATGCCCAACAGCTGGGGCTGCCGGTATTTTTCCATTCTGACGGTAACCTGGCCCTGGTGCTTGCGGATATCGCCGCCGCCGGCTTTGACGGGCTGCAGTGTCTGGAAACGCTGGCCGGTATGGATATCGGGGCCGTAAAGCAGCAATATGGCCGCAAGCTTTGCTTGTGGGGGAATCTGGACCCGGCGGCGCTGATTGAACCGCACTCCCGGGAGTTCCTTGAGCAGGCGGTGCGCAAAATTGCCGCGGCAGCGGGCCGCGGCAGTGGCTTTATTTTTGGTACAAGCAGCGGCCTCTTTGCGCCGATGCGGCTGGAAAGTATAAAAAGTGTGTATGCAATTATTAGAAATTTATAA
- a CDS encoding cobalamin B12-binding domain-containing protein: protein MLALLANAISELDEPLALELVKKSLESGVYPLDIVEECRSGLIAVGERYSRGEYFLGDLILSSEIFSQIMDMIAPVVELAAKEPVIGKIVFGTIEGDIHDIGKNLVGSLLRCYGFEVYDLGVDVPPDKFMLALTESGAQILCLCTLLSPGFEALKRTIQLVRLLERNSKIKVLIGGLVNEKVREYTGADAWVDDARQGVEICLDWSKAIAQK, encoded by the coding sequence GTGTTAGCACTCCTGGCAAACGCCATCAGCGAGCTTGATGAGCCGCTGGCGCTGGAACTGGTTAAGAAAAGTCTGGAATCCGGTGTTTATCCATTGGACATTGTTGAGGAATGCCGCTCGGGCCTGATCGCCGTGGGTGAACGGTATTCCCGGGGTGAATACTTTCTGGGTGATCTCATTCTTTCGTCGGAGATATTTTCCCAGATTATGGACATGATTGCGCCGGTTGTGGAACTGGCCGCCAAGGAGCCTGTTATCGGCAAAATCGTTTTTGGAACGATTGAGGGGGATATTCATGATATCGGCAAAAATCTGGTAGGCTCCCTGCTGCGGTGCTACGGTTTTGAGGTCTACGACCTGGGGGTCGATGTGCCGCCTGATAAATTCATGCTGGCCTTAACCGAATCAGGCGCTCAGATCCTGTGTTTATGCACCTTGCTGTCGCCCGGCTTTGAGGCTTTAAAGCGGACCATTCAGCTGGTGCGGCTGCTGGAACGCAATTCAAAAATCAAGGTCCTTATCGGCGGTCTGGTGAATGAAAAAGTAAGAGAGTATACCGGGGCCGATGCCTGGGTCGATGATGCCCGGCAGGGTGTGGAAATATGTCTGGACTGGAGCAAAGCAATCGCGCAGAAGTAA
- a CDS encoding GntR family transcriptional regulator: protein MDRINKNLFTPPFYQLATILEQRILAGEFKPGESLPSENDLGREYELSRTTVRKCLSLLAERGLISAQQGRGTFVSRPSLDRALFVMEEFTAKMAQEGKKTGHRLVHVRFRKELPEFAQKIGMLPSQGILYYCRLLSADGEAVAVEHKYMCYKKGRPILENEFQYMAFSEIIAIHTDFLPVRSQAMLTAESVSEFDAKYLQLVPGAPVLRLQQVLYTGDDQPVGIGVFYYRSDRYSLISDIQPLKGGR from the coding sequence ATGGACAGAATTAATAAAAATTTATTTACCCCGCCCTTTTATCAATTGGCAACAATATTAGAGCAACGGATACTGGCTGGTGAGTTTAAACCGGGAGAATCGCTGCCGTCGGAAAATGATCTGGGACGGGAATATGAATTGAGCCGGACAACGGTGCGGAAATGTCTCAGCCTGCTGGCTGAACGGGGCCTGATCAGTGCCCAGCAGGGCCGGGGCACATTTGTCTCCAGGCCGTCATTGGACCGCGCCCTGTTTGTCATGGAAGAGTTTACCGCCAAGATGGCCCAGGAGGGGAAAAAGACCGGGCACCGCTTGGTGCATGTCCGCTTTCGCAAAGAGCTGCCGGAGTTTGCTCAGAAAATCGGCATGCTGCCCAGCCAGGGGATTTTATACTATTGCCGGCTGTTGTCGGCTGACGGCGAAGCGGTTGCTGTTGAGCATAAATATATGTGTTATAAAAAAGGCCGGCCTATTCTGGAAAATGAGTTTCAGTATATGGCGTTTTCGGAGATTATTGCCATTCACACCGACTTCCTGCCGGTGAGGAGCCAGGCAATGCTGACCGCCGAGAGTGTCAGTGAATTTGACGCCAAATACCTGCAGCTTGTACCGGGAGCACCTGTATTACGGCTGCAGCAGGTCCTGTACACTGGTGACGATCAGCCTGTTGGCATTGGTGTTTTCTATTACCGCAGTGACCGGTATTCATTAATTTCAGATATACAACCGTTAAAGGGGGGACGTTAA
- a CDS encoding S-layer homology domain-containing protein — MKKVNKLLAIIPLALMSITMAGTPALTGTVSAAAATSFSDVPADHWAYDAVAKLAQAGIIDGYNDRTFRGDRVLTRYEFAIIVAKAMDNFERADENNKEIIDTLSAEFNSELNRLGARVAQVENKTNTWLGGETRMRYIANDPNPASGKRLSGSEQFDFRQRIKFWGRINEDISWIGRITTSGGNKFGSVNYPGSGSEISLDIMNVTVQGLLGSDNIRVGRSALDFYTTGLFGGPLNYDGVTINKRFGDVSFKGWTGTIRPSTEANKNQLSTAQVGFKVNNDLNVKTGYYWANAVGTSSPDGKGLLNTNRGSYDKSKGWSAGFDYKLGKYTLLGDYVGTSLVNARDGLGSNPKAWAVQFSNSQGPAVLYPAVNLVNPSKVGSDAWLVGYRSIDPGAIPNGAGGYDQTAVSNLAQPYNVSAHGTDNVNVLMLAYQNVIAKNLLLSLEYQDFKVKERGLTSLASDRLDKNYMVKFEFYY; from the coding sequence ATGAAAAAAGTAAATAAACTGCTGGCAATCATTCCCCTGGCGCTTATGAGTATTACCATGGCCGGGACGCCGGCCCTGACCGGCACCGTGTCGGCGGCAGCGGCGACGTCGTTCAGTGATGTGCCGGCCGATCACTGGGCCTATGACGCGGTGGCCAAGCTGGCCCAAGCCGGGATTATTGACGGCTACAATGACCGCACCTTCCGGGGCGACAGGGTCCTGACCAGGTACGAATTCGCCATTATTGTGGCCAAAGCCATGGATAATTTCGAGAGGGCCGATGAAAACAATAAAGAGATCATCGATACCCTGTCGGCCGAGTTTAATAGTGAGCTCAACCGCCTCGGCGCCCGGGTCGCCCAGGTGGAAAACAAAACCAACACCTGGCTTGGCGGTGAAACGCGGATGCGTTATATTGCCAACGACCCTAATCCGGCATCAGGCAAACGCTTAAGCGGCTCGGAGCAGTTTGATTTCCGGCAGCGGATTAAATTCTGGGGCCGGATCAATGAAGATATTTCCTGGATCGGCCGGATTACAACCTCCGGCGGCAATAAATTCGGCAGCGTCAATTATCCCGGCTCCGGCTCGGAGATCAGCCTGGATATCATGAATGTGACGGTCCAGGGGCTGTTGGGGTCAGACAATATCCGCGTCGGCCGGTCGGCCCTTGATTTCTATACAACCGGCCTGTTCGGCGGCCCCTTGAATTATGACGGTGTCACCATTAACAAACGGTTCGGCGACGTCAGCTTCAAAGGCTGGACAGGCACCATCAGGCCGTCCACCGAGGCCAACAAAAATCAGCTGAGTACCGCCCAGGTCGGTTTTAAGGTGAATAACGACCTGAATGTTAAGACAGGCTACTACTGGGCCAACGCTGTGGGAACCAGCAGCCCTGACGGTAAAGGTCTGCTTAACACCAACCGGGGCAGTTATGACAAGTCGAAGGGCTGGTCGGCCGGCTTTGACTACAAGCTTGGCAAGTATACGCTGCTGGGCGACTATGTCGGCACCTCGCTTGTCAATGCCCGGGACGGGCTGGGGTCCAATCCCAAAGCCTGGGCCGTGCAGTTCAGCAACAGCCAGGGACCGGCTGTGCTGTATCCGGCGGTAAATCTGGTCAATCCGTCCAAAGTGGGCAGTGATGCCTGGCTGGTCGGATACCGCAGCATTGATCCGGGAGCCATCCCCAATGGCGCCGGCGGCTATGACCAAACGGCCGTCAGCAATCTTGCCCAGCCCTACAATGTTTCCGCTCACGGGACCGATAATGTCAATGTGCTGATGCTGGCTTACCAGAATGTAATTGCAAAAAATCTCCTGCTGTCGCTGGAATATCAGGATTTCAAAGTTAAGGAAAGAGGCCTGACCAGCCTGGCCTCCGACCGTCTTGATAAAAACTATATGGTAAAATTTGAATTCTACTACTAA